In Campylobacter sp. RM16187, the DNA window AGGAACTTTAAGCGCTTCTGAGTTTTGCAAGAAAATTTCGCCGTTTTCATCGATAACCCAGATAGCAGTGGGTAAAATTTCCACGATCTCTTTTATGAAATTTTGCAAATTTGTGTATGAATTTGTGAGGTTTTTATACTCTTGCTCGATCAGATAGGTCTGCTCTATAAGGCTTTTTAAACCGTCTTGTATGCTTGTCTTTTCATCCATTTATCAGCTCCTCAAAATCACTCATATTAAAAAGCATCACTCGCTCGTCTTTTAATCTCTCAAGCTCTTTGCTAAAGCCACTCTTTGAAAAAAGTGCAAATTTATACGGTTCAAGCTGCAATCTGTTGCACTTTTTAGCAAGCAAATTTAGCACATTTTTGCATATCTTATGCTCTTTAAATTTCGCCTCTCCGACTACTGTCTGCTCGTTAATTTTTAAAAACAGATCGATCTCAACCTCTCTTGTCCACAGGCTGCTTACTCTATCAAATTCTACGCCAAATTTGTGCGCCAAAAGCTCCCTGCAAATAAGCTCAAATCCAAAACTCGCATAATCATCAAAATTCGCCCTTATATCACGCATCACGTTATCAAATTTAGCCTCTTCAAGCAGGCTTAAATTTGGCTCTATAAACCTAAACCAAAACCTCGTAAAGTTGTCGTTAAAGCGGATTTTATCCTCTACCTGATATCTTCTTAAATGCTTTTTTAAAAGCTGTCCTTTTGGCGCTTTTATAGGCTTTTCAAGGCTCTTTTCGACACTTATAAGTTCTCTTTCAAAAAGCTCTTTATAAACTCTTT includes these proteins:
- a CDS encoding DUF234 domain-containing protein, producing MGQKGEQIHTLKSSYERFKHLDIHELINFHCVFDAHDISLNFYDVFEAIEVCIVREFQNLKPKFSFDSPLKNELSLALMRLAKSDRKRFNIYKIFSQQVAKRVYKELFERELISVEKSLEKPIKAPKGQLLKKHLRRYQVEDKIRFNDNFTRFWFRFIEPNLSLLEEAKFDNVMRDIRANFDDYASFGFELICRELLAHKFGVEFDRVSSLWTREVEIDLFLKINEQTVVGEAKFKEHKICKNVLNLLAKKCNRLQLEPYKFALFSKSGFSKELERLKDERVMLFNMSDFEELING